The following are from one region of the Rhodopirellula sp. P2 genome:
- a CDS encoding DegT/DnrJ/EryC1/StrS family aminotransferase: protein MTAGTPGVPLLDVNRDNAPHRDEFLEALTEVLDSGRFLFGPDVTELENEVAAYTQTPNAVGCASGSDALLLALMALDIQPGDEVIVPSFTFFASVSCITRLGATPVFADILPDTYNVDPESIASLITEKTAAIIPVHLFGQCAQIDRICEIAAEHKIPVVEDAAQAIGAAYKDRPAGNWGTVGCFSFYPTKNLGGMGDGGILTASDAGFADRLRLFAGHGMRPRYYHQVVGINSRLDTFQAAILRVKLRHLDAAVEARTINANRYTRLLTEAGLVSDDQLITPYHDPHARHVWNQYTLRVPGGRRDALRAHLSERSIGSEIYYPVPMHHQECFQDVPFRHDGLKHTEAASAEVLNLPIFPSLTEDEQIRVVESVASYFQQANRAAA from the coding sequence ATGACTGCTGGTACCCCCGGCGTCCCTCTGCTGGATGTCAATCGCGACAACGCCCCGCACCGCGACGAGTTTCTCGAAGCGTTGACCGAAGTGCTCGACAGCGGCCGTTTCCTGTTTGGCCCGGACGTCACCGAGTTGGAAAACGAAGTGGCAGCTTACACTCAAACGCCCAACGCGGTCGGATGTGCCTCCGGAAGCGACGCATTGTTGCTTGCGTTGATGGCCCTGGACATTCAACCGGGCGACGAAGTCATCGTGCCCAGCTTCACGTTCTTTGCGTCGGTCAGTTGCATCACCCGACTGGGTGCGACACCGGTCTTCGCCGACATTCTACCCGATACCTACAACGTCGATCCAGAATCAATCGCCTCGTTGATCACCGAAAAAACAGCCGCGATTATTCCGGTTCATTTGTTCGGTCAGTGTGCCCAAATCGATCGGATCTGCGAAATCGCGGCCGAACACAAGATTCCGGTCGTCGAAGACGCCGCTCAAGCCATCGGTGCGGCCTACAAAGACCGGCCTGCCGGCAATTGGGGAACCGTGGGTTGCTTCAGTTTCTATCCCACCAAGAATCTTGGCGGGATGGGTGACGGCGGAATCCTGACGGCCAGCGACGCCGGCTTTGCCGATCGTCTGCGATTGTTCGCCGGTCACGGCATGCGTCCGCGTTACTACCACCAAGTCGTCGGGATCAACAGCCGTTTGGACACGTTCCAAGCCGCCATTCTTCGCGTCAAACTGCGTCATCTCGATGCCGCCGTGGAAGCCCGCACGATCAACGCCAATCGCTACACCCGTTTGCTAACGGAAGCCGGTTTGGTGAGCGATGACCAGTTGATCACGCCCTACCACGACCCCCACGCTCGCCACGTTTGGAACCAGTACACGCTGCGAGTCCCCGGCGGTCGACGGGATGCCTTGCGAGCTCATTTGTCCGAACGCAGCATCGGATCGGAGATCTACTATCCGGTGCCGATGCATCACCAAGAATGCTTCCAAGACGTTCCCTTCCGTCACGACGGATTGAAACACACCGAAGCGGCCAGCGCGGAAGTGCTGAACCTGCCGATCTTCCCCTCGTTGACCGAAGACGAACAGATTCGCGTCGTCGAGTCGGTGGCGTCGTACTTCCAACAAGCCAACCGCGCCGCGGCTTGA
- a CDS encoding tetratricopeptide repeat protein, whose product MSALLLPSFALADDSKLASSTGLLLQQTHGAEWEEAIATARTIAANESSSIRSIAALVQLARRLDATGNQAESAADVHDMAAYAVMRLKENDPDALTADQAANLLLSAANGLSRSGRHLDAHRWLDEVQQFGVTTPEWTATCMTVASGLLDEGHLDQAQSTYQMVIQSGDSPQLATARLGLAWCTAMSGEDDLAALTAIDQFLQHHADHADVPSALLMKMSCQFRTGQSDPADQTLQQLLTEHADSGACLQAIVAHCNNHPLEPCDGPLAEHLIQHADRLVASPQFTSLLKPAAIGLLVAAEQEHADAEQAFANAIATRDESGDTTAAVLEHLTRNDRDAAAQRIALRWISPVATTSPNSDQDAEPVITAGVRESACRWAGRTSNWSILAMAAQDEESYLDGNAQTSQLRGRNLHVERLFAEALLQTGDAKSSLKWWQRIVDEGGADDFPTLLRLAETASSSGSITEAAQRLAAARAAISPTSPQSALVNLLAADVEIRQLNFDRGRSLLESVVRLGSADEDARGRAQWMIGETYYMQERFGEAIDAYRLVEGIGGEGQWTAAALVQAGKSFEQLGRTREAAVCYSTLVRRFANSQHATGARRRLAALSPDASSESPLRR is encoded by the coding sequence GTGAGCGCGCTGTTGCTGCCCTCGTTCGCCCTTGCTGATGATTCCAAACTGGCCTCCTCCACAGGCCTGCTGTTGCAACAAACGCACGGTGCGGAATGGGAAGAAGCAATTGCCACGGCGCGCACCATCGCCGCCAACGAGAGCTCCTCGATTCGGTCCATCGCAGCGTTGGTTCAATTGGCTCGCCGCTTGGACGCCACCGGCAACCAAGCCGAAAGTGCAGCGGACGTGCACGACATGGCCGCCTACGCCGTGATGCGTCTGAAGGAAAACGATCCCGATGCGCTGACCGCGGATCAAGCCGCCAATTTGTTGCTCAGCGCCGCCAACGGTTTGTCGCGATCCGGCCGTCACCTGGACGCACACCGCTGGCTCGACGAAGTCCAGCAGTTCGGCGTGACCACCCCGGAATGGACAGCGACCTGCATGACCGTGGCCTCGGGATTGCTGGACGAAGGCCATCTCGACCAGGCTCAATCGACCTACCAGATGGTCATCCAAAGCGGCGACAGCCCGCAACTGGCGACCGCCCGATTGGGTCTCGCTTGGTGCACTGCCATGTCGGGCGAAGACGACCTGGCTGCCCTGACTGCGATCGACCAGTTCTTGCAGCACCATGCCGATCATGCGGATGTGCCTTCCGCTTTGCTGATGAAGATGTCCTGCCAGTTTCGGACCGGTCAGTCCGACCCGGCCGATCAAACCCTGCAGCAACTGCTCACTGAGCATGCGGATTCAGGGGCCTGCTTGCAAGCCATCGTCGCGCATTGCAACAACCATCCCTTGGAACCGTGCGACGGTCCCCTGGCAGAGCATTTGATCCAGCACGCTGATCGACTCGTCGCCTCACCCCAGTTCACATCGCTGTTGAAACCTGCCGCCATAGGGTTGTTGGTGGCAGCCGAACAAGAGCACGCCGACGCTGAGCAAGCGTTTGCCAATGCGATCGCAACCCGCGACGAATCGGGCGACACGACCGCCGCGGTCCTCGAACACCTGACCCGCAACGACCGAGACGCGGCCGCGCAACGGATCGCGCTGCGTTGGATCTCACCCGTCGCCACCACCAGTCCAAATTCGGACCAAGACGCCGAACCCGTCATCACCGCCGGTGTTCGCGAATCAGCGTGCCGCTGGGCGGGTCGAACCTCGAACTGGTCCATTCTCGCGATGGCCGCCCAGGACGAAGAATCGTACTTGGATGGAAACGCCCAAACCTCCCAACTTCGCGGACGCAACCTGCACGTCGAACGCCTCTTCGCAGAAGCCTTGTTGCAAACCGGCGATGCCAAGTCGTCGCTGAAATGGTGGCAACGCATCGTCGACGAAGGCGGCGCGGACGACTTCCCGACCCTGCTTCGCCTGGCCGAAACCGCCTCCTCATCTGGCTCGATCACCGAAGCCGCTCAGCGACTCGCCGCCGCTCGTGCAGCCATCTCTCCCACATCGCCTCAGTCGGCCTTGGTGAACTTGCTGGCTGCGGATGTGGAAATTCGCCAGTTGAACTTTGACCGCGGGCGTTCGCTGCTCGAAAGCGTCGTGAGACTCGGGTCGGCCGACGAAGACGCTCGAGGCCGAGCCCAATGGATGATTGGCGAAACGTACTACATGCAAGAACGTTTTGGCGAAGCGATTGATGCCTACCGATTGGTCGAAGGCATCGGTGGCGAAGGCCAATGGACGGCCGCGGCCCTGGTGCAAGCCGGCAAATCGTTTGAACAATTGGGGCGGACACGCGAAGCCGCCGTCTGCTATTCCACTTTGGTGCGTCGCTTTGCGAACAGCCAACATGCGACCGGAGCCCGCCGCCGATTGGCCGCGTTGTCACCGGACGCCTCCTCTGAATCCCCACTTCGACGATGA
- a CDS encoding MotA/TolQ/ExbB proton channel family protein produces MNSHRNETRPNVNRVRPTLAVASRFLPVVVLTMGLSIWSNWHGAVIAQNYGNQGFNQPRSNNGFGNNYNAPYNSGGTQNSFGGGQFGASQPVAQIASNNTGGNAGGMSIPEAPATDQLAGEGEAADASEASWEPPAFISKIAEGGMLMIPLAVCSLIVLGLSMERMIALRRSRVIPKPFVRRFTECVEDGQLSYEEATSICDEFDCPVAEVFHAAVRRWGRPMMEIEQAVIDAGDRVGDSLRRFLRVFHAISNVTPLIGLLGTVLGMIQAFETIADPSAGESDLLASGISTALMTTAGGLSVAIPAYLAYMYFGAKSDGYLGEIDKLCQRVIDCISAEGLENAGTAKAPRKRRAA; encoded by the coding sequence ATGAATTCACATCGAAACGAGACTCGTCCCAACGTCAACCGGGTGCGTCCAACGCTCGCGGTTGCGTCGCGATTTTTACCGGTCGTCGTGCTGACGATGGGGTTGTCGATTTGGTCGAACTGGCATGGCGCCGTCATCGCTCAAAACTACGGCAACCAAGGTTTCAACCAACCGCGAAGCAACAACGGGTTCGGGAACAACTACAACGCGCCCTACAACTCCGGCGGAACTCAAAACTCCTTTGGCGGGGGGCAATTTGGTGCCTCCCAACCCGTCGCCCAAATTGCATCGAACAACACCGGCGGCAACGCGGGTGGCATGTCGATCCCAGAAGCCCCCGCGACGGATCAACTCGCGGGAGAAGGCGAAGCGGCCGACGCATCCGAAGCCAGTTGGGAACCACCCGCATTCATCAGCAAGATCGCTGAAGGCGGCATGCTGATGATCCCATTGGCGGTCTGCTCCCTGATCGTGTTGGGGCTGTCGATGGAACGCATGATCGCACTGCGTCGCAGTCGCGTGATCCCCAAACCATTCGTTCGTCGATTCACCGAATGCGTCGAAGACGGCCAACTCAGCTATGAAGAAGCCACTTCGATCTGTGACGAATTTGATTGCCCGGTGGCGGAAGTCTTCCATGCCGCGGTCCGTCGATGGGGCCGACCGATGATGGAAATCGAACAAGCCGTGATTGATGCGGGCGACCGTGTGGGCGATTCACTGCGTCGTTTCCTAAGAGTCTTCCATGCGATCAGCAACGTGACACCGCTGATCGGATTGCTCGGCACCGTCCTGGGAATGATTCAAGCCTTTGAAACCATTGCGGACCCCAGTGCGGGCGAAAGCGATCTGCTCGCTTCAGGAATCAGCACCGCGCTCATGACCACCGCCGGCGGACTGAGCGTCGCGATTCCCGCGTACTTGGCCTACATGTACTTCGGCGCCAAATCAGATGGCTACCTGGGCGAGATCGACAAACTCTGCCAACGAGTGATCGATTGCATTTCCGCCGAAGGACTGGAAAACGCAGGCACGGCCAAGGCTCCTCGTAAACGACGGGCCGCCTGA
- a CDS encoding ExbD/TolR family protein, whose amino-acid sequence MKRNRGTEEATINLTPMIDVVFLLVIFFMVSSKMDSNDSGVQVNVASADMQSMARTPDQRIVEVRNDGSLLLDGTPMSSEQLTETLRQQHSVYPGLQVSVRGDSDSSLHHVVKVMRQIELAGVQKMGVSERR is encoded by the coding sequence ATGAAACGCAATCGCGGAACCGAAGAGGCCACGATCAACCTGACACCGATGATCGATGTGGTGTTCCTGCTGGTGATCTTTTTCATGGTCAGCAGCAAAATGGATTCCAACGACAGCGGCGTGCAAGTCAACGTGGCTTCTGCCGACATGCAGTCGATGGCCCGCACACCCGATCAACGGATTGTCGAAGTCCGCAACGATGGTTCGCTGTTGTTGGACGGCACGCCAATGTCGTCCGAACAATTGACGGAAACGTTGAGGCAACAACATTCGGTCTATCCCGGCCTGCAAGTGTCCGTGCGTGGCGACAGCGACAGTTCGCTCCATCACGTCGTGAAAGTCATGCGTCAAATTGAACTCGCTGGCGTGCAAAAGATGGGCGTCAGCGAACGACGCTAA
- a CDS encoding prenyltransferase/squalene oxidase repeat-containing protein: MPTVSSPPMIPVADASDAPPIASWDNLETLWADPNIVRVVALIAVTFLVITIVLFRRRKASGRGAAIVCLILSVVLHGVLILYVPKLSVFWSGGGPASDSAANAGAADIAVSMFDPEMLETLQDSAETLAQPSPLAALKLPEPLIPEREIEADSSEPLAADEVAPEPESDPTPTPTEIPLPSMPAVLASAALPTQPAPTESSETVPADVLDSSIDDWLQTALADPIAEPDQESTQPSSPEMAAPPSEAGESNTIRSTETEAIAQIASVRPAASLPEERSAGTIDEDFASRTGAAKAHALIQNGGDADTEAAVEAALKYLASQQRSDGAWDPKTTGAGQERAPLGLHRGGAGRNAETAITGLALLSMLGSGHTHQEGEHRDTVYRGLAFLLSRQRADGSLASNASVYAAHYSHAMAGLALAETAAMTADPSAMEAARRAVAYTRSMQHPVTGGWRYNRGDAGDLSQLGWQALLIDSADRSGAAPLNRRMSDGIARFLDSVRRGRAGGQACYRPGEPTSPTMTAEALATRLLIGQKLPDATIREAESVLLTNLPGQGTDNYYYWYYATMALHQLQDDAWETWNAALKQRLLSTQLPDGSWSDQSLWGGYGGTVYTTAMATLCLESYYRHSRRPE, translated from the coding sequence ATGCCAACCGTTTCCTCCCCACCGATGATCCCGGTCGCCGACGCATCCGACGCGCCGCCGATCGCTTCGTGGGACAACTTGGAAACCCTTTGGGCCGACCCCAACATCGTGCGGGTGGTCGCCCTCATCGCGGTGACGTTCTTGGTCATCACAATCGTTCTGTTCCGCCGCCGCAAAGCCAGCGGTCGCGGGGCGGCGATTGTTTGCTTGATTTTGTCCGTTGTTTTGCACGGCGTGTTGATCCTCTACGTGCCCAAGCTGTCCGTGTTTTGGTCCGGTGGTGGTCCGGCATCGGATTCCGCCGCCAACGCCGGTGCGGCTGACATTGCGGTGTCGATGTTCGATCCCGAGATGTTGGAAACGCTGCAGGATTCCGCTGAAACGCTCGCCCAACCATCGCCGCTGGCAGCACTCAAACTGCCCGAACCGTTGATCCCGGAACGCGAGATTGAAGCGGACTCGTCCGAGCCCCTCGCGGCAGACGAGGTCGCCCCCGAACCGGAATCCGATCCCACCCCGACGCCCACTGAGATCCCCTTGCCGTCGATGCCGGCCGTCCTCGCTTCTGCCGCGCTGCCCACGCAACCCGCACCGACCGAGTCAAGCGAAACCGTCCCGGCCGACGTTCTGGATTCCAGCATCGACGATTGGTTGCAAACGGCCTTGGCAGACCCTATCGCGGAACCCGATCAAGAATCCACTCAGCCATCCTCGCCGGAAATGGCTGCCCCGCCATCAGAGGCTGGCGAATCCAACACGATTCGCTCCACCGAGACCGAAGCCATCGCCCAGATCGCCTCGGTTCGTCCAGCTGCTTCCCTGCCCGAAGAACGTTCCGCTGGAACGATCGATGAGGACTTCGCCTCACGAACCGGAGCGGCCAAAGCACATGCCCTGATTCAAAATGGTGGCGACGCCGACACGGAAGCCGCTGTCGAAGCCGCACTGAAGTACTTGGCGTCGCAACAACGCAGTGACGGAGCCTGGGACCCCAAAACAACCGGCGCCGGTCAAGAGCGTGCCCCCCTGGGACTGCATCGAGGCGGAGCGGGTCGCAATGCAGAGACCGCGATCACGGGACTCGCCTTGCTGTCGATGCTGGGTTCTGGCCACACCCACCAAGAGGGCGAACATCGCGACACCGTCTACCGAGGCCTCGCGTTCCTGCTGTCCCGGCAACGCGCCGATGGCTCTCTGGCCAGCAACGCGTCCGTGTACGCGGCACACTACAGCCACGCAATGGCAGGTCTGGCTCTTGCCGAAACCGCTGCGATGACTGCCGATCCCTCCGCCATGGAAGCCGCCCGCCGAGCGGTTGCTTACACCCGTTCGATGCAACATCCCGTCACCGGCGGATGGCGGTACAACCGTGGCGACGCCGGCGACCTCAGCCAACTTGGATGGCAAGCCCTCCTGATCGACTCGGCGGATCGTTCGGGTGCCGCCCCTCTCAATCGTCGCATGTCCGACGGCATTGCCCGCTTCTTGGATTCGGTTCGACGCGGTCGTGCCGGCGGGCAAGCTTGCTATCGTCCGGGTGAACCCACATCGCCGACGATGACGGCGGAGGCTCTGGCAACACGTTTGTTGATCGGGCAAAAGCTTCCCGACGCCACGATCCGCGAAGCCGAATCGGTCTTGCTGACCAACCTGCCCGGCCAAGGCACCGACAACTATTACTACTGGTACTACGCCACGATGGCGCTGCACCAACTCCAGGACGACGCCTGGGAAACCTGGAACGCAGCTCTCAAGCAACGTCTGCTTTCGACGCAGCTACCCGATGGGTCCTGGTCCGATCAATCCCTGTGGGGCGGCTACGGCGGCACCGTCTACACCACGGCGATGGCGACGCTGTGCCTGGAAAGCTACTACCGACACTCTCGCCGGCCCGAATAG
- a CDS encoding helix-turn-helix transcriptional regulator, which produces MAAKKVTRGTRATRSPEPDAKPKVPKTATSPEPKAAETRPTARWTFLTNHAHVLIVLHAQPDLVLREVAVQVGITERAVQRIVQDLEDEGFIRREKVGRKNHYEVLTDQALRHPIEAHRHIGDLLKLITG; this is translated from the coding sequence ATGGCAGCGAAGAAAGTCACTCGTGGTACTCGAGCAACACGGTCGCCCGAACCAGACGCCAAACCCAAAGTGCCGAAGACGGCAACATCCCCGGAGCCAAAAGCAGCGGAAACACGGCCCACCGCACGGTGGACGTTTCTGACCAATCACGCGCACGTGTTGATTGTCTTGCACGCCCAGCCCGATCTGGTTCTTCGCGAGGTCGCGGTTCAGGTGGGGATCACGGAACGAGCGGTCCAGCGAATCGTTCAGGATTTAGAAGACGAAGGATTCATTCGCCGGGAGAAGGTTGGCCGCAAGAACCACTATGAGGTGCTGACTGACCAAGCGTTGCGGCACCCGATCGAAGCCCATCGGCACATCGGAGACCTGCTGAAATTGATCACGGGATGA
- a CDS encoding proton-conducting transporter transmembrane domain-containing protein, protein MPDWLTLLPVILPTFLVLAALVPDVVGRRHGFRWRQWITFMVAAQCLVAVAMLLIHLVTWVPSPIAELRIVEVFQPTTWVLYDGLSGLMLILVSFIGWATCQYSIRYLEGDIHQARYFRFSAVSIGAVSWMIASGNLIGFAFGWVAMNLGLHSLLLLKPDQSGATRAAWTKFAINRIGDLALFAAFGLLSVKFDSLVLVDIFESAQAMQLEAGSPPPILVAACFLLFIAAASQSVQFPFHSWLPETLGSPTPVSALMHAGIVNAGGYLVIRFANVFALSPLSMNTMAVVGLITTLVAVTVLMTQTSIKKSLAHSTIAQMGFMMLQCGLGASVPATVHLVAHSLYKSNAFLRSGSVISDRKAIAGAREWNRSLAWYETGFAFTVSCTLFAATWILFGLSPTEKPGGWILGSILCLALTHWIAEAMRSGSRRLVLQSTATAALICFLYVTGFLATDALISNGLPTSTSLLSSRVVGTVVVLGFVGLTFLQTRLGSTTQPAWAQTMQVHASNGFYIEHGIRRVFRLLATS, encoded by the coding sequence ATGCCTGATTGGTTGACATTGCTGCCGGTGATCCTGCCAACGTTCCTCGTGCTCGCGGCGTTGGTTCCCGACGTGGTTGGCCGCCGGCATGGCTTTCGATGGCGGCAGTGGATCACTTTCATGGTCGCAGCGCAGTGCTTGGTGGCCGTCGCCATGCTTTTGATTCACCTGGTCACGTGGGTTCCCAGTCCGATCGCGGAATTGAGAATTGTCGAGGTGTTCCAGCCGACCACTTGGGTCCTCTACGACGGTCTCTCAGGTCTGATGCTGATTCTGGTCAGCTTCATCGGCTGGGCCACCTGCCAGTACTCGATTCGATATCTCGAGGGGGACATCCACCAAGCTCGCTACTTTCGATTCAGTGCGGTCTCGATCGGAGCGGTCAGTTGGATGATCGCCTCGGGAAACCTGATCGGATTCGCCTTTGGCTGGGTGGCCATGAACTTGGGTTTGCACTCCTTGCTGTTGCTGAAACCAGACCAATCTGGTGCAACTCGCGCCGCCTGGACCAAGTTCGCTATCAACCGGATTGGCGATCTGGCCTTGTTCGCAGCCTTCGGTCTGCTCTCGGTCAAGTTCGACTCGCTGGTGCTGGTCGACATCTTTGAATCCGCCCAGGCGATGCAACTCGAGGCTGGATCCCCACCGCCAATCTTAGTGGCCGCCTGCTTCCTGCTGTTCATTGCCGCAGCCAGCCAATCGGTGCAGTTCCCATTTCACTCTTGGCTCCCGGAGACGCTTGGTTCGCCCACCCCAGTCTCCGCGCTGATGCATGCGGGTATCGTGAACGCCGGCGGATACCTGGTGATTCGATTCGCAAATGTGTTCGCACTGTCACCGCTGTCGATGAACACGATGGCGGTGGTGGGACTGATCACGACGCTGGTCGCTGTGACGGTGCTGATGACCCAGACCAGCATCAAGAAGTCACTGGCCCATTCCACCATCGCACAGATGGGATTCATGATGCTGCAGTGCGGTTTGGGAGCCTCTGTCCCTGCGACCGTCCATCTGGTCGCACACTCGCTGTACAAATCCAACGCCTTCCTACGCTCCGGCAGCGTTATCAGCGATCGAAAAGCGATTGCCGGTGCCCGGGAATGGAATCGATCGCTCGCTTGGTACGAAACTGGATTCGCCTTCACGGTCAGCTGCACGCTCTTTGCCGCCACATGGATACTGTTCGGTCTCTCGCCCACTGAAAAGCCCGGCGGCTGGATCCTTGGCAGCATTCTGTGTTTGGCTTTGACGCACTGGATCGCCGAAGCCATGCGGTCGGGATCCCGACGCTTGGTGCTGCAGTCGACGGCCACGGCGGCGTTGATCTGCTTTCTCTATGTCACCGGATTCCTCGCAACCGACGCTTTGATTTCCAACGGCCTCCCCACATCAACTTCGCTCCTGAGCAGCCGCGTCGTGGGAACCGTGGTCGTGCTGGGATTCGTCGGCCTCACCTTCTTGCAGACCCGTCTCGGTTCCACCACTCAGCCTGCGTGGGCTCAAACCATGCAAGTTCACGCGTCCAACGGCTTTTACATCGAACATGGAATTCGTCGCGTGTTCCGGTTGCTCGCCACCTCCTGA